A stretch of Gemmatimonadaceae bacterium DNA encodes these proteins:
- a CDS encoding 1-acyl-sn-glycerol-3-phosphate acyltransferase: AIEARLRQGHSVLFFAEGGFSGARGLRPFRLGAFTAAVAVGAPVVPIALRGTRRVLPADAKLPHPARIEVWIGDPLRAAGTGLAAAVDLRDRAADAIAEHCGEPRIIAG, translated from the coding sequence CGCGATCGAAGCGCGGTTGCGGCAGGGCCACTCGGTGCTGTTCTTTGCCGAGGGCGGGTTCTCCGGGGCGCGCGGCCTGCGCCCCTTCCGGCTCGGCGCCTTCACCGCCGCCGTCGCCGTCGGGGCCCCGGTGGTGCCCATCGCGCTGCGCGGTACGCGCCGCGTGCTCCCGGCCGATGCCAAGCTCCCGCACCCGGCGCGCATCGAGGTGTGGATCGGCGATCCGCTGCGCGCCGCCGGCACCGGCCTGGCGGCCGCCGTGGACCTTCGCGACCGCGCCGCCGACGCCATCGCCGAGCATTGCGGCGAACCGCGGATCATCGCCGGCTGA